ctggaccaatCCACTAGGGAGTTGAACAATTAGCCACGACTGGATTGAGTAAATATTGGGGAATAACTCTCCCCACACACAAGCAGGCTGTCTGTAGGGAAGGATGTTGATAAGGATTATTGTGCTTTTATGCCCTCTCTTGTTGCCCTGCATGAGGTGCCTCTCCATATGTGATACATGGTACGTGACAGTTTCAGCCTCTCTTGGCTGGCACAAGGTGGTGTGAGTGGAATGTGAATTGGCTAGATTGAATTGGCTAACTTGATTGAGagcatattttaattaaaattatagatagatagatgggctAAAAATTATATACCTTTCTagcccatctatctatctataattttAACTAAACAAAATATGTCATATGATTTGATCAGGGGTTATGTATCCAATCTCCCCAACTTGTTCTGGTAAGGCATTACATAAAAGGTTATTAAAAATCtatgtgtttgtgggaatttaagCACACAGAGAGCATCTGTAAGGTCAAGCACTGAcgcgagaaggcctggctcacaataaaCCCTTCAATTGCTCCCAAGAATATTCAGCTAGGTTGAGGTCAAAGCTCAACAGTTCAGGACACAGTTTTTACTAGAATTTCTTTTGGCTTCCTccaaacataaatccatgacGATGAACCAAGTTTCATAATGGTAACCCTGCTTACAAAGCACAGTCACCTTGCAGACATGCTCACTTCGTTTTCTTGCTTTTCTTGGGGCTGAACATGTGAGTCATTTAGCTGCTACGCTGTAAAATGGTGTTTATTTCTGTCCGTGAGCTTCCACTTGTGAAAACTTTCTTTTGGCTGATGCTGTTTGTGCATGTACAGACATTTATTGCTTAGACTCAGGGCAACAATAAAAGACTTACCTGCTCAGAGGTGTTGTGACATTCAAATCAagctacagtggtaccttgtaactttgATGTCCCCTAAccttaaaatctttgaaactcgacgcccttcttTGAGAAATgtttacccttaaactcaatgtgtttagcttttttttccACGGGCccatgaaacgcattaacagatttcccatacatccttatggaaaaaaaataccttgaaactcagtgccttttaaactcaacgccactcccagaaccaatcgacgttgagtttcaaggtaccactgtactttgtGGTGTTTCTACTTTTCTGTCCATGCCCTATATGCCCTGTACACTATGTGGGCAGAATTTGTGGCAGAAATTGTTGTAGAAATTTCGGTTATGGGAAAGTTAGCAGATTCTAATATTACCCAAAATTACGTCTAATCTGCTTCTTTTTGCAGACAGTTAGAAGAAAAGGGAAGATAAATTTTAGATCACTACTGCTTTACCTTATTTACCATCATCATATACTATATACTAGGACCAAATAATATACTAggaccaaataaattaatgtgtttgtgtttgatgCGCTCCACTGGTTTGGCACCCTGTCCGGGCTGTATTcctgacattttgtaaaatgtataaaacaggAATCTGTCATTTGTTCATTCtcctaaatctttatttatctaaaaaaattatatttgaaaatacactatatggtcataAGAATTGGTACAGCTaactatgagcttgttagacatcccaatTGGTATTAAAATAGCATGACCTCTATGTAAtgtttttagctataacaacagccgctctacTGATAAGACTTCATACAAgactgaagtatgtctgtgggaatttgtttgtttgtttattatgattttaacgtcatgttttacactttggttacattcatgacaggaacggtagttactcattacacaagattcatcagttcacaaggttatatcaaacacagtcatggacaattttgtatctccaatttatctcacttgcatgtctttggactgtggaaggaaacctgagcagccagaggaaacccacgcagacacagggagaacatgcaaactccacacagaaaggacctggaccgcccaccAAGGGATCAAAcgcaggacctttttgctgtgaggcgacagtactacccacttagccaccgtgccggcccctgtaggaatttgtgcccatatagTGACAAGAGGATTTGTATAATTGGACACTGATGTtagtcaagaaagtctcagttgatgttccatttcattccaaagctgttcagtgaggctggggtcaggactctgtaagaaaaatcaagattttcttcatgtcttcatagaccatgcattgtgcacaggggcacagtaatgctgTAAGAGAAAatgcccttccctaaactgttgctgcaaaagtgaaagcatataatttcctttatataactgataaaTCACACCTGTTAccaactgttgtggctaaaacacaataatttaataattagaatggATGTCCCAACACTTTTAtctatatagtgtatcacacaaacacaaattctATAACTTCTAGATTTTCGCGTTCAGTATTTAGCCATGAATCttttttcataatttttttagcaTCTGGCAACACTGATGGCAATGTGCAGCTGTTTCTTAAATAAAAAGACACATACATACTCTGTAATCTTGTACAGACAGACagctttatattttcttttatcattattttcttACATTTGTCATACAAAAAGCTCTTCTGTTCATCATAGATCAATAACTAATAAATTGGTCCCCACGTGCCCCATAAACACACTTCCAGTTCTTTTTCTTATATCTAGGAGAGAGTGAGACCATTGAAACCAGattttcaaaaagacaaagaaatgaaattttaagaCGTAAACTGAATATAAAATCAACAAAGCAACCATAGATCACGGTCAGGAATGGAGTCTGGTACACTGCAGACTTATAGACGAACATCTGAACATACACACTGGACTGTGTTGATACCTGTGTTCATTTGAACAAACACATGAGCACATGACGTGTGATTCAGTGAAGCAGAGGAATCAGTGTCTGTGCAGTTCATGCATGAGAGACACTAACAGAGGCTGGAGAgggtgaaataaaaatgaaggcGAGTAGACGAGAGAAGGCCAGCCTCCCCGATTCTGTAAATCAATCATGAAGGCACAAAGAAATGGAAACAAGAAAAATATAGGAATCAGTAAAAGAATTTGGCCAcagtcttttctttctttcctgtgTGGACGTGTGCAGTCCAGACAGTCTCTGTGTCCACACTCCCAGATCTGCAGCCCTGTGTCCACACATTGTGTCCGTCCGTAATGTCCGTACCCTCGCAGCTGCACTCTCACAGGTAGAGCTCGTTGGATTGAAGGAGCTGTAGACTCTCCCTCAGTACTCTGAAGCTGGGCCTTAGGGCTGAGTCCAGAGTCCAGCACTGCTTCATGACGTCGTACACAGCAGGCGGGCAGCCGTCAGGAGCGTCCATCTTATATCCCTTCTCCACACGAGGAACCACGTCCTTAAGAGGCTAGATGAGAACAGAGGGAAGATTTAGATTAGGTTCTTTACTGAACAGTAGCCAAACAtcatagaatatatatataaaaaaaaaactacatttattgatttaaaatacacctgaagtttaaagtttacAAAAACTTCTGATGgaaaggtacactatatggtcaaaagtatgtgaacacccctttAAAAATTTACTTCAGCTTTTTCATGTACACACATTGCTAAACGATGTATAAAAATTAATTACTCATTATATGATACCACATATTagctgtctacatacttttagccatatagtgtacactcAAGATGTATGACTGGGCCCTTTTGGGTCACTGAGCACTCTTAACGTCACAAAAAATACTTATTTCAAAATTGAGTGATTATGTGATTATGTTAATCAAAGTCTATTCCTACTGAAGTTAGTGCCAAGACAAATCATTTACTtgggtgtttgggtggtgcagcggtctattacaccagattcagggttcaaatcttagtTGTACTATTGGCCAGCCAGGCATCTGCACCAACATGATTAGCTAGGTCTGAGGGCGGAGGGACAGTGGCCAAAGctctgtaatggattggcaccctgtccgaGATATTCCCACCTTGTGCCCAGTTTTTCCCGGTGGAActtgacccactgcaaccctgaccagtataaagcgattgacacaaataaaatgaaatgttacttttttatattaaattttaaattagtgtattttagtgtaattaatgtattttttagcattcattcattcactgattgtacaccattttatcctggtcagggtcacggtgagtCGAATCATTAGGCAGAGGGTAGGAAGCACCCCAGACAGTTTGccattccatcacagggcagacacacacacacacacacacacacacacacacacacacacacacacacacacacacacacacacacacacacacacacagagataaatacacaaaatcacacacacactcaaagttTCGGCCACTACTGAATGCCTGTAtattgtgagaggaaaccggagcacccggaagaaacccacatggacacagaacggtatttagcttttttatttttaagtaaagcctatagtttttttttagcaaAAGGGTTTTTAAGCTTGTAGGTCATCATGTACAGCAAACGCATTGGTTGACAGTTGTGTCCTCTTCTAAAGGCTGCCTCATGGTACTAGTACAGGAATCAACCAGATATTCAAGCATCTGACATTTAACAACaatatttactatttttaaCTTGATTTTTACTAGATTTAGAAAGAAATCTTAATGTGAAACATAAACTGTTAAGTCTGATCCTTTATAAGTATGTCTTTAAAAGCAGCAGGATAGTCCAGATCCAAACAGAGAACATgtctaaaaaaacaaacaaaaaaaaactatttattcaCAGGGAATACTTACAATTCTTGGATAGGGTACCCTACCAAACGAATAAATCTCCCAGAGCAGGATCCCATAGCTCCAGACATCAGATTTAGTGGAGaatttctgttttaaataatcaCAGATACAATCATTTAGCCATGATGTACAGCACACTTATAGTTCATATTATTTAACCCAACAAGACTCAACACCCTTGAAGTACCTTTTCTCTCAGGGCTTCAGGAGACGTCCATTTAATAGGGAGCTTAGCTGTGTCCTGAGTGGACGATGCCTCCTTGGTCAAACCAAAATCGCTGACTTTGGCGATGTTGTCCTCTGACACTAGAACATTTCGAGCTGCCAgatctctgtgcacaaagttaTTAGCCTCCAGATAGGCCATGGCCTCACATACATCCCTGTACAGACACAATCATAAAGagatacagtaaaaaaaaaaatattttcctAACAAAATGtaagcacataaacacaaaacctatattcagtacaacaagtaaCAACTAAATTACATccttattcacttattcattcattttcactatcGCTTCATCATGATCAGGGCTGCGGGGGGTCTGGCATGACCTTGGAAAACTGTTAAAAGGCAGGAACCCTAGACAGGGTACCAATCAGTTGCAGGGATTTACATAATCCATTACCTCCCTACATATTCATGCCTAGGGCCAACTTGAAGCAGCCGATCCACCTACTGCATACTTTGAGAGGTGGAACAAAATAGGAGGAAATTCTGTCTGGAGAAAATTCATGTAGACAcaaagaaaacatgcaaaacttcttAGCAGAGACGAGGTTGACCACTGTCTGGATGAGTAATGTAAATAATCCTACTTAAGATTacttaaaagttttaaaaaaaaagagttaaaaaaaatgaagcCATACTTCTGGGCACTTTCTCCAGGAGTTTGCTATGTTCTCCCCATTTCTGCAATAGTTTCCTCTATCACTTTGGATTGCTTTTtatctttaaaaacaatgtttgacTGATGTAAGTAAAAAACAGTGAATGGAGGACATGCCCAGTATTTTCaggtggcactggacccactgcattCCTGATCAGAGttaaatgtgtaattaatgaataaattgtATGTTTAATTGTCAACAGATGGACAAAGCAATTTCTACACCTACATTGTGAATTTGAGCAGACAGTCTCCTCCAATCACAGTGCGTCCTCTGGAGCGCAGATAGTCCACCAGGCTGCCCTGTAGAGACACAATCAGTCCTCATTTATACTCGGTTAATGCACTGACAGAACTGCAgactttaatttttaattacatttgtttcatttagtaaGTACATGTACTCATTCTGTCATTGTTTCACCCCATTAAGCACCACACTAAAATATATTTCACAGAAAGACCTCATtacagtggtacagtggtagcctagtgggtcgggctttgggctatcaactaaaagtttgagggttcgaatcccagctcttccatgcagccactgttgggcccttgagcaaggtccttaaccctgtctgctccaggggcgctgtacaatggctgaccaatACACACTGACAACCATGtctatattttaaaattaataataataattctggaATGAttgagacattttgtaaaatgctataCACACAAGAATCTGTTATGTGTTCATTTTCTTGAACCGTTTTTATAcccaacaaagtaaaaaaactccagtgttttcactgtcAAACTTATTGTCCAAATGATACTTTAATACGTAAACATTAAAAGATGTAGCATTAGAATtagagttgggacagaggcatattTACCTCtaaattcaaagtaaatgtaagaaacactgcattttttatttgcattttccatactgtcccaacatttcctTATTTGGGGCTGTAATTGTATAAAACCAAAActcaattaattaaaaacatatttctcAAAGACATGAGGTTGTAAGATGATGGGTTCTTGTGTTAACAGGGAATTAAATGCTGTATATActaaatttaaaatattaacacaATAATATTGTGAACCctaatttgtttttatgtaaatctGCTGATTAAATCTACTGGTTGTTATGTCTGACCTTGGCCATGTACTCCGTGACGATGAACAAGCTCCCTTTCTCCTCCACGATCACTCCCAACAGCTGCACCAGGTTATTGTGTCTCAGTTGCCTGTACAACAAAACAGCATGGATGAAATATTACACCAAGTGCTTTTACAGTAACTTTAATGTACATCGATACACATGAGCAAGAATATTACAGTTGATTTATAAACGTTACAACAACATGATGCTGATTTAACAAGCATATCATGAAGGTAAAGAGAACATACGTCATGACTGAAGCTTCGGCGATGAAGGCTTGTGCCGTGGCATCATTTTTAATGCACTTCACAGCTACTTTAGTTCCTCTGTAATCTCCCACCATCACatctgaaaagaaaaacaatcccAACACATGAGAGAAAAATCTTACATTAATCTTACATTCTTAAGTGTTTCTCAGATTTAATCCTCGGATTTAATACTATTAGTTACTCAAATCATGCAGTGATTATTAAATAGCAGATTAATTTAACCAATCAACTCGGAACAACAGCAATcctgtaaaaaaataatgaatgcctTCTAGAACAAATACATCAGtgacaaatacattttttaacacATAAACTGCTTGTTTCAGTTTTTGCCACTAAACCACAATTACGGTCAAATCAGAACGTTTACTAGGCCAATGAAAAACTATAGTTCAGTTTATTccccatcaatcaatcaaatgtTATACTAATTTTGTATTTTGGATCATTGGACTGTTGTACAGCAAAATATTTCCTCAGGTTCAGCTCACAAAcagatacattttaaatttagatttaaaatttaaatttaattaaattcatTATGTCATCACTACCTGACACAACAAAGCACTGCCATATTACCACCTTGTCCAAAACATTTGATTTTGATTCATCATTTAATATAACATTGTTCCCGAAGGCTTGGCAATCATACAGCTACCTTTTGTTCAAAATGTCAGACAAGCACTGATGTTTCTCCTGGTAAAGAGTGATCTTGGCCTTGCTCTCCTAGCATGAACTGCAATTTTGCTTATTTAGGAGTCATGAACActgaaaataattttaaaatttctAAATTAGTTGCCATAATGCCGCTGGAGAAATTTAAGTGGGCTCTTGGGGATTTATGTCTTTTGTCTAGATTTCTCCATTTGaaaataatggctctcactgtggtttgatgAAGTCTTAGAGCCTTTGATATGGTCCCCTTtcagaatttttttattttattttttctgatCTAAAATTTGTCTAGATAGTTCTACAGGGCTAGCGGAACTCCAACCTGACcgtgttttattaatttagcaattaaaTTTGGTTAGCTGGTTAAATGAGTAACCAAAGGGCCAAAACAGTGATCTGACAGCTTACCTCCAAATTCACCCTTCCCTATAGTCTGAAGCAGTTTCAGTTCTTTGCGGTTCAGTGCCCATCCACCTGTTAGCAGAAACACAGAATCATGAAGCATGACGCCGATACAACctgaaataaaataactttatttaaaatcttcAACAAAAAAgagagtgaaaaaaaaaaaaatgaacttgCTTCGAGAGAACTCATCCTGCGCTGCAACTGTACCCTCCATGAGTTTGGGTTTGATGAGTCTGGTACACAGCCCATCTGCATCTTTGGTGTAGTGCTGCAGGAGACAAGAACAGGTTGAAAACACTTTTAGGTTTACTGTTATTAGTGGGGccgcacggtggctaagtgggttcgatccccaggtgggcggtccgggttctttctgtgtggagtttgcatgtt
The nucleotide sequence above comes from Trichomycterus rosablanca isolate fTriRos1 chromosome 8, fTriRos1.hap1, whole genome shotgun sequence. Encoded proteins:
- the csk gene encoding tyrosine-protein kinase CSK, whose protein sequence is MSALQTIWPPGTECVARYNFPGTTDQDLPLCKGDVLTIIGVTKDPNWYKAKNIVGREGTIPANYVQKREGVKSGGKLSLMPWFHGKITREQAERLLYPPETGLFLARESTNYPGDYTLCVSCDGKVEHYRIIYHNGKLTIDEDVFFENLMQLVEHYTKDADGLCTRLIKPKLMEGTVAAQDEFSRSGWALNRKELKLLQTIGKGEFGDVMVGDYRGTKVAVKCIKNDATAQAFIAEASVMTQLRHNNLVQLLGVIVEEKGSLFIVTEYMAKGSLVDYLRSRGRTVIGGDCLLKFTMDVCEAMAYLEANNFVHRDLAARNVLVSEDNIAKVSDFGLTKEASSTQDTAKLPIKWTSPEALREKKFSTKSDVWSYGILLWEIYSFGRVPYPRIPLKDVVPRVEKGYKMDAPDGCPPAVYDVMKQCWTLDSALRPSFRVLRESLQLLQSNELYL